The proteins below are encoded in one region of Triticum aestivum cultivar Chinese Spring chromosome 1B, IWGSC CS RefSeq v2.1, whole genome shotgun sequence:
- the LOC123104185 gene encoding E3 ubiquitin-protein ligase RDUF1: MDSSPAASASYWCYSCDRFVRAASSPEGGGDVACPDCGGGFLEEMRRTPPAPAYLRRPRAHHANDLRLRRSRRAAAAAAAAASASGGGGGGDRAPFNPVIVLRRSALGVAPGEDNGDDDGALAAASSFELFYDDGAGSGLRPLPESMSDFLMGSGFERLLGQLAQIEAGGLTRARETPPASKAAVESMPTVAIAASHVAADCHCAVCKEPFELGADAREMPCAHIYHEDCILPWLQLRNSCPVCRHEMPTDTAAARSQAASAGAEEETTVGLTIWRLPGGGFAVGRFAGGRRPEERELPVVYTEMDGGFNHGGAPRRISWGSRQSRSTERSAIRRIFRNMFACFGRGHSASSHASSSQMRPEEMTEASDHSAAFSHGSRSRSMSWRLEDGHAADTMVQR; this comes from the coding sequence ATGGATTCCTCTCCGGCCGCGTCGGCGTCCTACTGGTGCTACAGCTGCGACCGCTTCGTGCGCGCCGCGTCGTCGCCGGAGGGGGGCGGCGACGTCGCCTGCCCGGACTGCGGCGGCGGGTTCCTCGAGGAGATGCGCCGGACCCCGCCGGCCCCCGCCTACCTCCGCCGCCCGCGCGCGCACCACGCCAACGACCTCCGCCTCCGCCGcagccgccgtgccgccgccgcggcagccgcggccgcctccgcctctGGAGGAGGTGGCGGGGGCGACCGCGCGCCGTTCAACCCGGTCATCGTGCTGCGGCGCTCGGCGCTCGGCGTCGCACCGGGGGAAGacaacggcgacgacgacggcgcgcTCGCCGCGGCGAGCAGCTTCGAGCTCTTCTACGACGACGGGGCGGGCTCGGGCCTGCGCCCGCTGCCGGAGAGCATGTCGGACTTCCTCATGGGGTCCGGGTTCGAGCGGCTCCTGGGCCAGCTCGCGCAGATCGAGGCGGGCGGGCTCACGCGGGCCCGCGAGACCCCGCCGGCGTCCAAGGCGGCCGTCGAGTCCATGCCCACCGTCGCCATCGCGGCCTCCCACGTCGCCGCCGACTGCCACTGCGCCGTCTGCAAGGAGCCCTTCGAGCTCGGCGCCGACGCCAGGGAGATGCCCTGCGCCCACATCTACCACGAGGACTGCATCCTCCCCTGGCTGCAGCTCCGCAACTCCTGCCCGGTGTGCCGCCACGAGATGCCCACCGACACCGCTGCCGCGCGGTCGCAGGCGGCCAGTGCCGGGGCCGAGGAGGAGACCACCGTGGGCCTCACCATCTGGAGGCTGCCCGGAGGCGGGTTCGCCGTCGGGAGGTTTGCCGGCGGGAGGAGGCCCGAGGAGAGGGAGCTCCCGGTCGTTTACACGGAGATGGACGGCGGTTTCAACCACGGCGGCGCGCCGAGGAGGATCTCGTGGGGGTCGAGGCAGAGCCGGTCGACGGAGAGGAGCGCCATTCGACGCATCTTCCGCAATATGTTCGCCTGCTTTGGCCGCGGCCATTCGGCGAGCTCCCACGCTTCGTCCTCCCAAATGAGGCCTGAGGAGATGACCGAGGCATCGGATCACTCCGCGGCGTTCAGCCACGGCTCGAGAAGCCGGAGCATGAGCTGGAGGCTCGAAGACGGCCACGCCGCCGACACGATGGTGCAGAGATAG